Genomic window (Lycium barbarum isolate Lr01 chromosome 2, ASM1917538v2, whole genome shotgun sequence):
accaaggttctccatcaggctcttcgtccacatagaagcaatatgcctgttgatcgtgcacatttatcttgataggatctatgcgattcttgtccgggtgctgaatcatagaggacagagtggccaaagcatcagcgaactcgttctgtgtccttggaacgtgtttgaattccaccCTGATGAATCTCTTACATAAATCTTTCACGCAATGCAAGTATGGCAGTATTTTcccgttcttagtggtccattcgcctcgcacttgatgaaccagtaagtctgaatcgcctataaccaaaagttcctgtatatgcatatcagcggccattctgaggccaagaatacaagcctcatattctgccataatattggtacacgggaacttgattttggctgaaatgggatagtgatgtcctgactctgaaatcaaaactgctccaatgccgacccctttagcatttgccgccccatcgaaaaacagtctccaccctgggtactcttctgcgatatcttccccgatgaacaacacttcttcatccgggaaataggttttaaggggtatgtattccttgcccacaggattttctgcaagatgatcagctatcgcctgccctttgacagccttttgagtaacatacacaatatcaaactcgctcaacaacatttgccacttagctagcttccccgtaggcataggcttctggaagatgtacttgagtgggtccatccttgagatgaggtaagtagtatatgcagacaaataatgtctcaacttctgtgcaacccaagtcaaagcacaacaggtgcgttccaataacgtataccgtgcctcgtaaggtgtgaactttttgctcaagtaaTATATTGCTCGCTCTTTCCTTCCTGTTTTGTCATGTTGACCTAATACACATCCAAACGCGTTCtccgatacggacaaatacaacagcaaaggtcttccagcttctggaggcaccaaaacaggcgggctagacaaatattctttgattttgtcaaaggctctttggcaatcttcagtccatttggtaggagcgtccttcctcaataacttaattattggttcgcatatcaccgttgattgcgctataaatcgattgatgtagttgagacgcccgaggaaactcatcacatctttccgactctttggggcaggcaactcctgaatggcctttatcttcgaggggtctaactctatgccccttctgctcacaataaaacccaacaacttccctgcaggaacaccgaatgcacattttgcggggttcaacttcagattgtatcgcctcaacctgtcgaagaactttctcaaatccgtcagatggtctgaactctttcgcgacttgatgatgatatcatccacatagacttcaatctctttatggatcatatcatggaagatggtggtcatggctctcatgtacgtggcccctgcgtttttgagcccgaaaggcatcacccgataataaTACACCCCcaaaggtgtgatgaatgctgttttctctgcatcttcctcgtccatcaggatttggtgatatcccgcgtagcagtcaacgaaagactgcaactcatgctttgcacaattatcaatgagcatatggatatttggaaggggaaagtcatctttcggactggctctgttgagatcccgataatctacgcataccctaaccttgccatccttctttggcacgggaacgatattggctagccaa
Coding sequences:
- the LOC132623296 gene encoding uncharacterized protein LOC132623296 → ELIKLLKEYIDVFAWSYDDMPGLSTDIVSHKLSLDPSCPPIKQKKRNIKSDLSLKIKEEISKQFDAKVIRTTMYPTWLANIVPVPKKDGKVRVCVDYRDLNRASPKDDFPLPNIHMLIDNCAKHELQSFVDCYAGYHQILMDEEDAEKTAFITPLGVYYYRVMPFGLKNAGATYMRAMTTIFHDMIHKEIEVYVDDIIIKSRKSSDHLTDLRKFFDRLRRYNLKLNPAKCAFGVPAGKLLGFIVSRRGIELDPSKIKAIQELPAPKSRKDVMSFLGRLNYINRFIAQSTVICEPIIKLLRKDAPTKWTEDCQRAFDKIKEYLSSPPVLVPPEAGRPLLLYLSVSENAFGCVLGQHDKTGRKERAIYYLSKKFTPYEARYTLLERTCCALTWVAQKLRHYLSAYTTYLISRMDPLKYIFQKPMPTGKLAKWQMLLSEFDIVYVTQKAVKGQAIADHLAENPVGKEYIPLKTYFPDEEVLFIGEDIAEEYPGWRLFFDGAANAKGVGIGAVLISESGHHYPISAKIKFPCTNIMAEYEACILGLRMAADMHIQELLVIGDSDLLVHQVRGEWTTKNGKILPYLHCVKDLCKRFIRVEFKHVPRTQNEFADALATLSSMIQHPDKNRIDPIKINVHDQQAYCFYTGDYPEGITSVQKKTLRRLANHFFLSGEILYRRTPDLGLLRCVDAKEAARLIEEVHGGTCGPHMNGFNLAKKILRAGYFWMTMESDCIRFVQKCHRCQIHGDLIRVPPNELNVTSSPWPFAAWGMDVIGPIEPAASNGHRFILVAIDYFTKWVEASSHKSVTKKVVADFVRSNIICRFGIPESIITDNGANLNSDLMREICETFKITHRNSTPYRPQMNGAVEAANKNIKRILRKMIDNYRHWHEKLPLALLGYRTTVRTSTGAAPYLLVYGTEAVLPAEVEIPSLRIIQEAELSDAKWMQNRYEQLMLIDGKRLNAVCHGQLYQNRMAKAFNKKVRPRQFKTGQLVLKRIFPCQDEAKGKFAPNWQGPYVVHRVLTGGALILAEMDGEIWPKAINADVVKRYYIKNMRLNFTIVISLY